A single genomic interval of Lepisosteus oculatus isolate fLepOcu1 chromosome 12, fLepOcu1.hap2, whole genome shotgun sequence harbors:
- the LOC102682725 gene encoding CASP8 and FADD-like apoptosis regulator isoform X2, whose translation MAEGHLSLTINQIADELNSEECKTLFYLCGNLDKCSSNEDVKDMLKALLKSGQVDHQFLLLELTYRIKRFDILKRVLMTNRKEVESILGRKCFISDYRVLMADVSEELGKEDVRSFIFLLSDTLPRMRLEKAKSFLDVIVELEKVDMVSHENLDLIEQCLRGIHRIDLAKKINVFQRKGAKSTADLQIEREKRQCFRPSPEASSSQAVPQTVFQKSSTAHAPEKIKTGVPETGMQYSQLEDVYRMQTDPRGICLIIDCVGNDGDMLHETFTKLRFKVILYKWLSLNDTLAFLKETARMTDHQRLDCFVCCIISRGTATGMLGTETQGPGLLFDNIRQLFTPEHCPGLLGKPKLFFIQNYVLSEPVPYYDDSDDIEADMPVVVHRVESIPTEADLFWSYCETEAGHLEKVHHSSVYFQALSAGLIKGQKRKMDLIDVHTEVNGMIYDHNQRNPTNKYCISLRFTLRKNFILS comes from the exons ATGGCTGAGGGACATTTATCCCTAACAATTAATCAGATTGCAGATGAGCTCAACTCTGAAGaatgcaaaacattattttatttgtgcgGCAACCTGGACAAGTGCAGTTCAAATGAAGATGTCAAGGACATGTTAAAAGCTCTGTTAAAAAGTGGGCAAGTGGACCATCAGTTTTTGTTGTTGGAACTTACATACAGAATCAAGcgttttgacattttgaaaagggtgctaatGACAAATAGAAAGGAAGTGGAAAGCATTCTGGGAAGGAAATGCTTCATTTCTGATTACAG AGTCTTGATGGCAGATGTAAGTGAAGAATTGGGTAAAGAAGACGTGCGATCTTTTATATTTCTTCTAAGTGACACACTGCCCAGAATGAGGCTGGAAAAGGCTAAG AGTTTTCTCGATGTCATAGTGGAGCTGGAAAAGGTGGACATGGTCTCTCATGAGAATCTGGATTTGATAGAGCAGTGCTTACGAGGCATTCACAGAATAGACTTAGCCAAGAAGATTAATGTGTTTCAGCGGAAAG GTGCAAAGTCAACTGCTGATTTGCAGATTGAAAGGGAGAAAAGGCAGTGCTTCAGACCT TCTCCAGAGGCGAGTAGCTCTCAAGCTGTCCCACAAACTGTGTTTCAGAAATCTTCCACAGCTCATG CTCCAGAGAAAATCAAAACGGGAGTGCCTGAAACAGGAatgcagtacagtcag CTTGAGGATGTGTACAGAATGCAGACGGACCCTCGGGGAATTTGCCTGATCATAGACTGTGTTGGTAATGATGGAG ACATGCTTCATGAAACCTTCACCAAACTGCGCTTCAAAGTCATCCTGTATAAGTGGTTGAGCCTGAATGACACCCTGGCCTTTCTGAAGGAGACGGCCAGGATGACTGACCACCAAAGACTGGACTGCTTTGTTTGCTGCATCATTAGTCGTGGCACTGCCACTGGAATGCTGGGCACTGAGACACAGGGCCCTGGGTTGCTGTTTGATAACATCAGGCAGCTTTTCACTCCGGAGCACTGTCCTGGCCTCCTGGGCAAACCCAAACTATTCTTCATTCAGAACTACGTGCTGTCAGAGCCTGTGCCATACTATGATGACAGTGATGACATAGAAGCGGACATGCCTGTGGTTGTACACAGAGTGGAGTCAATCCCAACTGAAGCTGACCTTTTTTGGAGCTACTGTGAAACAGAGGCCGGTCACCTAGAAAAAGTACACCATAGTTCTGTTTATTTTCAGGCGCTCTCAGCTGGTTTAATAAAGGGACAGAAAAG gaaaatggATCTGATTGATGTCCACACAGAAGTCAATGGCATGATCTACGATCACAACCAGAGGAACCCTACTAATAAGTACTGCATCAGTCTCCGTTTCACTCTGAGAAAGAATTTCATACTATCCTAG
- the LOC102682725 gene encoding CASP8 and FADD-like apoptosis regulator isoform X1, producing MAEGHLSLTINQIADELNSEECKTLFYLCGNLDKCSSNEDVKDMLKALLKSGQVDHQFLLLELTYRIKRFDILKRVLMTNRKEVESILGRKCFISDYRVLMADVSEELGKEDVRSFIFLLSDTLPRMRLEKAKSFLDVIVELEKVDMVSHENLDLIEQCLRGIHRIDLAKKINVFQRKGAKSTADLQIEREKRQCFRPSPEASSSQAVPQTVFQKSSTAHAPEKIKTGVPETGMQYSQQLEDVYRMQTDPRGICLIIDCVGNDGDMLHETFTKLRFKVILYKWLSLNDTLAFLKETARMTDHQRLDCFVCCIISRGTATGMLGTETQGPGLLFDNIRQLFTPEHCPGLLGKPKLFFIQNYVLSEPVPYYDDSDDIEADMPVVVHRVESIPTEADLFWSYCETEAGHLEKVHHSSVYFQALSAGLIKGQKRKMDLIDVHTEVNGMIYDHNQRNPTNKYCISLRFTLRKNFILS from the exons ATGGCTGAGGGACATTTATCCCTAACAATTAATCAGATTGCAGATGAGCTCAACTCTGAAGaatgcaaaacattattttatttgtgcgGCAACCTGGACAAGTGCAGTTCAAATGAAGATGTCAAGGACATGTTAAAAGCTCTGTTAAAAAGTGGGCAAGTGGACCATCAGTTTTTGTTGTTGGAACTTACATACAGAATCAAGcgttttgacattttgaaaagggtgctaatGACAAATAGAAAGGAAGTGGAAAGCATTCTGGGAAGGAAATGCTTCATTTCTGATTACAG AGTCTTGATGGCAGATGTAAGTGAAGAATTGGGTAAAGAAGACGTGCGATCTTTTATATTTCTTCTAAGTGACACACTGCCCAGAATGAGGCTGGAAAAGGCTAAG AGTTTTCTCGATGTCATAGTGGAGCTGGAAAAGGTGGACATGGTCTCTCATGAGAATCTGGATTTGATAGAGCAGTGCTTACGAGGCATTCACAGAATAGACTTAGCCAAGAAGATTAATGTGTTTCAGCGGAAAG GTGCAAAGTCAACTGCTGATTTGCAGATTGAAAGGGAGAAAAGGCAGTGCTTCAGACCT TCTCCAGAGGCGAGTAGCTCTCAAGCTGTCCCACAAACTGTGTTTCAGAAATCTTCCACAGCTCATG CTCCAGAGAAAATCAAAACGGGAGTGCCTGAAACAGGAatgcagtacagtcag CAGCTTGAGGATGTGTACAGAATGCAGACGGACCCTCGGGGAATTTGCCTGATCATAGACTGTGTTGGTAATGATGGAG ACATGCTTCATGAAACCTTCACCAAACTGCGCTTCAAAGTCATCCTGTATAAGTGGTTGAGCCTGAATGACACCCTGGCCTTTCTGAAGGAGACGGCCAGGATGACTGACCACCAAAGACTGGACTGCTTTGTTTGCTGCATCATTAGTCGTGGCACTGCCACTGGAATGCTGGGCACTGAGACACAGGGCCCTGGGTTGCTGTTTGATAACATCAGGCAGCTTTTCACTCCGGAGCACTGTCCTGGCCTCCTGGGCAAACCCAAACTATTCTTCATTCAGAACTACGTGCTGTCAGAGCCTGTGCCATACTATGATGACAGTGATGACATAGAAGCGGACATGCCTGTGGTTGTACACAGAGTGGAGTCAATCCCAACTGAAGCTGACCTTTTTTGGAGCTACTGTGAAACAGAGGCCGGTCACCTAGAAAAAGTACACCATAGTTCTGTTTATTTTCAGGCGCTCTCAGCTGGTTTAATAAAGGGACAGAAAAG gaaaatggATCTGATTGATGTCCACACAGAAGTCAATGGCATGATCTACGATCACAACCAGAGGAACCCTACTAATAAGTACTGCATCAGTCTCCGTTTCACTCTGAGAAAGAATTTCATACTATCCTAG